One window of the Mixophyes fleayi isolate aMixFle1 chromosome 6, aMixFle1.hap1, whole genome shotgun sequence genome contains the following:
- the HELLS gene encoding lymphoid-specific helicase produces MPVEQPPPEPVSSEAGMEAEMDTSLNGIITPAMVKEEEKLEIAAEAEERKMMEKARMSWERDSNEMRYKRLQHLLDKSNIYSKFLLTKMEQQQLEELKRKEKLEKKNQKLVENVKAEKETSKTDKKASTKKRQRDENYSISDVLSKEDILSASKKSKQDSQDDHPSKLTADEIESNGDSNTVIKDRLSQAVRQNATHLLDPLRKVNGQPVPYQQPKYFTGGVMRSYQVEGMEWLRMLWENGINGILADEMGLGKTVQCIATISMMIERGVPGPFFVCGPLSTLPNWMSEFKRFSPEVPVILYHGNPQERRQLAQKIHKRGGHLQIYPVVITSFEIAMRDRHVLQHRSWKYMILDEGHRIKNMNCRLVRELKQFRSDNKLLLTGTPLQNNLAELWSLLNFLLPDVFDDLKSFESWFDIAGISQHAEDIVAKEREQNILHMLHQILTPFLLRRLKSDVTLEVPPKREVVVYAPLTKKQETFYTAIVNRTIQKMLGQDKSTDLIISTNGRGKRKNRKVVNYNEQDKNTPDDLEKLIGCMLQQQEVEQRPAAECNLPVDAEINLKMRNIMMLLRKCCNHPYLIEYPLDPLTQEFKIDEELINTSGKFLLLDRMLPELKERGHKVLMFSQMTMMLDILMDYCYYRKLSFCRLDGSMAYAEREENMHKFNTDPDVFMFLVSTRAGGLGINLTAADTVIIYDSDWNPQADLQAQDRCHRIGQTKPVVVYRLVTANTIDQTIVERAAAKRKLEKLVIHKNKFKGGQTGINQSKSCLDPKELLELLQSRDHEREIKGSNGKVISDKELELLLDRSDLILQMKKNNPPRKERNGVFKVIEEIEEVAV; encoded by the exons TGTCATCAGAAGCAGGGATGGAGGCAGAGATGGACACATCTCTCAATGGAATAATAACTCCAGCTATggtaaaagaagaggagaaacTTGAGATAGCTGCTGAGGCAGAGGAACGGAAGATGATGGAAAAG GCTCGAATGTCTTGGGAAAGGGATTCCAATGAAATGCGTTATAAAAGACTTCAGCACTTACTTGACAAAAGCAACATTTATTCCAAGTTTCTCTTAACAAAAATGGAACAGCAACAGCTTGAG gaattgaaaaggaaagaaaaacttGAGAAGAAGAATCAGAAATTAGTTGAAAATGTGAAG GCAGAAAAAGAAACTTCTAAAACTGACAAAAAAG CATCTACAAAGAAAAGGCAGCGGGATGAAAACTACAGCATTTCAGATGTTCTGTCCAAAGAA GACATTTTATCTGCATCCAAGAAGAGCAAGCAGGACTCCCAG GATGACCATCCTAGCAAACTGACGGCTGATGAGATTGAGAGTAATGGAGATTCTAACACTGTTATTAAAGATCGTTTATCTCAAGCTGTAAGGCAGAACGCTACACATCTACTCGATCCACTGAGGAAAGTGAATGGCCAACCAGTTCCTTATCAGCAGCCAAAATACTTTACTGGAGGTGTGATGCGGAGTTACCAGGTGGAAGGCATGGAGTGGCTCAGA ATGCTGTGGGAGAATGGCATCAATGGCATATTGGCTGATGAAATGGGTCTGGGAAAGACCGTCCAATGTATTGCTACCATATCCATGATGATTGAAAGAGGTGTACCTGGGCCATTTTTTGTTTGTGGACCATTATCTACCCTTCCTAACTGGATGTCTGAATTTAAACGTTTTTCTCCAGAG GTTCCTGTAATTCTGTACCATGGAAACCCTCAGGAACGTCGTCAATTGGCCCAAAAAATACATAAACGTGGCGGACATTTGCAGATTTACCCAGTTGTCATTACTTCTTTTGAGATTGCAATGAGAGATCGTCATGTATTACAG catagATCCTGGAAGTACATGATTTTAGATGAAGGGCATAGGATAAAAAACATGAACTGTCGACTAGTAAGAGAATTAAAGCAGTTCAGGTCTGACAACAAGCTGCTTCTTACTGGGACACCCTTACAGAACAACCTGGCAGAACTCTGGTCTCTCCTCAATTTTCTACTACCAGATGTATTTGATGATCTAAAAAG CTTTGAATCCTGGTTTGACATAGCTGGCATATCGCAGCACGCTGAAGACATTGTGGCCAAGGAACGTGAGCAGAACATTCTCCATATGTTGCACCAG ATTCTAACACCCTTTCTATTGAGGAGACTGAAAAGTGATGTGACACTGGAGGTACCTCCAAAGCGAGAAGTTGTAGTTTATGCACCTTTGACAAAGAAACAAGAGACTTTTTACACAGCCATTGTAAACCGGACGATTCAGAAAATGCTTGGACAGGATAAG tcCACAGATTTAATTATTTCAACTAATGGAAGAGGAAAGAGAAAAAATCGCAAAGTGGTTAATTACAATGAGCAGGATAAGAACACTCCAGATGATCTTGAAAAGCTCATCGGTTGCATGCTTCAACAGCAAGAAGTCGAACAAAG ACCTGCAGCAGAGTGTAACTTACCAGTGGATGCtgaaataaatcttaaaatgAGAAACATTATGATGCTGCTGAGAAAGTGCTGTAACCATCCATATCTGATTGAATATCCTCTAGATCCACTTACTCAGGAGTTTAAG ATTGATGAAGAACTGATAAATACTTCAGGAAAATTTTTACTCCTAGATCGGATGTTGCCAGAATTGAAAGAGAGAGGACACAAG gtCTTGATGTTTTCACAGATGACCATGATGTTGGACATATTAATGGATTATTGCTATTACAGAAAGCTCAGCTTCTGCAGGCTGGATGGATCTATGGCATacgcagaaagagaggaaaat ATGCATAAATTTAATACAGACCCTGATGTGTTCATGTTCCTGGTTAGCACACGCGCAGGAGGCCTGGGAATCAATCTAACGGCAGCGGATACTGTAATAATTTATGACAGTGACTGG aatCCACAGGCTGACCTACAGGCCCAGGACAGATGTCACCGAATTGGTCAAACAAAACCAGTTGTGGTGTATCGTCTGGTGACTGCAAATACTATTGATCAAACAATTGTAGAAAGAGCTGCTGCTAAAAGGAAACTAGAAAAGCTGGTAATCCACAAAA ATAAATTTAAAGGTGGTCAAACTGGGATAAATCAGTCTAAGAGCTGTTTAGATCCAAAGGAATTGCTGGAGCTGCTTCAATCCCGGGATCATGAAAG AGAAATAAAAGGATCAAATGGAAAAGTCATTAGTGACAAAGAGCTAGAGCTGCTGCTGGACAGAAGTGATCTTATTT TACAAATGAAAAAGAATAATCCACCTCGTAAAGAGAGAAATGGAGTGTTTAAAGTTATTGAAGAAATAGAGGAAGTTGCAGTTTGA